The Streptomyces sp. NBC_01275 genome has a segment encoding these proteins:
- a CDS encoding serine protease, whose protein sequence is MRRLQGMIRALGAVALALGALGTGAGGVHADDSGSGTVRPPVAVNQAAWATGTDRQNAVIAYWTSEDMALWNANNTDYGVDGPHYSNLDEGRIWSRPGAVHQTVGRLYYRQTLAWPTTTRPSRPGDAIGTVDSTQWFHFDSTGAYVPADTTAQHIFKDSTTVTAVADGTTTTVRTVAYPTECSANVVDSANGSTVLSAGHCVANPLAVVALGSLTGAMQKGSVSATDDAWMFIPGYDGTKVGLDQAPYGLWPATAVYTTAQWNDFATLNPNTVNLSNFNYDVSALTVADPTRPGVRLADVVGSQHVAFNQPYNQTMFAFGYPNEGSWDTVSTPVPEPGQEPDTTRKISRYRYDGRSLVECNGSTWKDFILKTDYEMTCNMTGGASGGPWFQNFDPVTGIGTQVGVNSTKYPNFVSGEGVWMIAPHFEDNDQLLYNTVQNLTP, encoded by the coding sequence ATGCGACGACTGCAGGGAATGATCAGAGCGCTCGGGGCGGTCGCACTCGCGCTCGGGGCGCTGGGGACCGGTGCCGGGGGTGTGCACGCGGACGACTCCGGCTCCGGCACGGTGCGACCGCCGGTCGCCGTCAACCAGGCGGCCTGGGCCACCGGCACCGACCGGCAGAACGCCGTGATCGCGTACTGGACCAGCGAGGACATGGCCCTGTGGAACGCCAACAACACGGACTACGGCGTCGACGGCCCCCACTACAGCAATCTGGACGAGGGCCGTATCTGGAGCCGCCCCGGTGCGGTGCACCAGACCGTCGGACGACTGTATTACCGTCAGACGCTGGCCTGGCCGACCACCACCCGACCCAGCCGGCCGGGGGACGCGATCGGCACGGTGGACTCGACTCAGTGGTTCCATTTCGACTCCACCGGAGCCTATGTGCCGGCCGACACCACCGCGCAGCACATCTTCAAGGACAGCACGACGGTGACCGCCGTCGCGGACGGGACCACCACCACGGTCCGCACGGTCGCCTACCCCACCGAGTGCTCGGCGAACGTGGTGGACAGCGCCAACGGCAGTACCGTCCTGTCCGCGGGCCACTGCGTGGCCAATCCGCTGGCCGTGGTCGCGCTCGGCTCGCTCACCGGCGCCATGCAGAAGGGCTCGGTGAGCGCCACCGACGACGCGTGGATGTTCATTCCCGGCTATGACGGCACCAAGGTCGGCCTGGACCAAGCACCCTACGGGCTCTGGCCCGCGACCGCCGTCTACACCACGGCGCAGTGGAACGACTTCGCCACGCTGAACCCCAACACAGTCAACCTGTCCAACTTCAACTACGACGTCTCGGCGCTCACCGTCGCCGACCCGACCAGACCCGGCGTGCGCCTGGCCGACGTCGTGGGCTCCCAGCACGTGGCCTTCAACCAGCCCTACAACCAGACCATGTTCGCCTTCGGCTACCCCAACGAGGGCAGCTGGGACACCGTCAGCACACCTGTTCCGGAACCGGGTCAGGAACCGGACACCACCCGTAAGATTTCGCGCTACCGCTACGACGGGCGCTCACTCGTAGAGTGCAACGGCAGCACCTGGAAGGACTTCATCCTGAAGACCGACTACGAGATGACCTGCAATATGACGGGCGGCGCCAGTGGCGGCCCCTGGTTCCAGAACTTCGACCCGGTCACCGGCATCGGCACTCAGGTCGGGGTGAACTCCACCAAGTACCCGAACTTCGTCAGCGGCGAGGGGGTCTGGATGATCGCCCCGCACTTTGAGGACAACGACCAACTGCTCTACAACACGGTCCAGAACCTCACACCCTGA
- a CDS encoding LLM class flavin-dependent oxidoreductase: MQFGIFTVGDVTTDPASGRTPTEHERIKAMVAIAQKAEEVGLDVFATGEHHNPPFVPSSPTTMLGWIAARTDRIILSTATTLITTNDPVKIAEDYAMLQHLADGRVDLMMGRGNTGPVYPWFGKDIRQGINLAIENYALLHQLWREDVVDWQGRFRTPLQGFTSTPRPLEGVPPFVWHGSIRSPEIAEQAAYYGDGFFANNIFWPKEHFQKLINLYRERYAHYGHGTPEQAVVGLGGHVFMRRNSQDAVREFRPFFDHSPQMGGGPSLEEYMEQTPLTVGSPQEVIEKTLTFRESFGDYQRQLFNVDGVGVPLKSVLEQLDMLGEEVVPVLRKEFAKNRPANVPAGPTHAALLAARDTRTQSRGLGDLKHAEDLRR, from the coding sequence ATGCAGTTCGGGATCTTCACGGTCGGTGATGTCACCACCGACCCGGCCTCGGGCCGGACACCGACCGAGCACGAGCGGATCAAGGCGATGGTCGCCATCGCACAGAAGGCGGAGGAGGTCGGCCTTGACGTCTTCGCCACCGGCGAGCACCACAACCCGCCCTTCGTCCCCTCCTCCCCCACCACCATGCTGGGCTGGATCGCCGCCCGCACCGACCGCATCATCCTCTCCACCGCCACCACACTGATCACCACCAACGACCCGGTGAAGATCGCCGAGGACTACGCGATGCTCCAGCACCTGGCCGACGGCCGGGTCGACCTGATGATGGGCCGCGGCAACACCGGCCCGGTCTACCCCTGGTTCGGCAAGGACATCCGCCAGGGCATCAACCTCGCCATCGAGAACTACGCCCTGCTGCACCAGCTGTGGCGCGAGGACGTCGTCGACTGGCAGGGCCGCTTCCGCACCCCGCTGCAGGGCTTCACTTCCACCCCGCGCCCACTGGAGGGCGTACCACCGTTCGTCTGGCACGGCTCCATCCGCTCCCCCGAGATAGCCGAGCAGGCCGCGTACTACGGCGACGGCTTCTTCGCCAACAACATCTTCTGGCCCAAGGAACACTTCCAGAAGCTGATCAACCTCTACCGCGAGCGCTACGCGCACTACGGCCACGGCACCCCGGAGCAGGCCGTCGTCGGCCTCGGCGGCCACGTCTTCATGCGGCGCAACTCGCAGGACGCCGTACGGGAGTTCCGTCCGTTCTTCGACCACTCGCCCCAGATGGGCGGCGGTCCGTCGCTGGAGGAGTACATGGAGCAGACCCCACTGACGGTCGGCAGCCCGCAGGAGGTCATCGAGAAGACGCTGACCTTCCGGGAGTCGTTCGGCGACTACCAGCGGCAGCTGTTCAACGTGGACGGCGTGGGAGTGCCGCTGAAGAGCGTGCTGGAACAGCTCGACATGCTCGGCGAAGAGGTGGTCCCCGTCCTGCGCAAGGAGTTCGCCAAGAACCGCCCCGCGAACGTACCCGCCGGCCCCACCCATGCCGCCCTCCTCGCCGCGCGCGACACCCGGACCCAAAGCCGCGGACTCGGCGACCTGAAGCATGCAGAAGACCTCAGACGCTGA
- a CDS encoding DoxX family protein, producing the protein MYIAAAVLSVLLALVAVAAGAPKALLKGDVSAGLQSHMGLSAGFVRFVGLAEVAAAVGLVVGLFWQPLGIAAALGFATTMVGAIGFHSKAGDYANPETRGNAMAPFVLVVLAIAAAAALTSAM; encoded by the coding sequence ATGTACATAGCCGCCGCCGTCCTCAGCGTGCTTCTGGCTCTGGTGGCTGTCGCGGCCGGCGCGCCCAAGGCTCTGCTCAAGGGGGACGTTTCCGCCGGGCTGCAGTCGCACATGGGGCTGAGTGCCGGGTTCGTGCGCTTCGTCGGACTCGCTGAGGTGGCCGCCGCCGTCGGCCTGGTCGTGGGGCTCTTCTGGCAGCCCCTGGGCATCGCCGCCGCTCTCGGCTTCGCCACCACGATGGTCGGGGCGATCGGCTTCCATTCCAAGGCCGGTGACTACGCCAACCCCGAGACCCGAGGCAACGCGATGGCCCCCTTCGTTCTCGTCGTGCTCGCGATCGCTGCCGCTGCCGCCCTCACCTCGGCGATGTGA
- a CDS encoding MarR family winged helix-turn-helix transcriptional regulator gives MTETPHWLSEPEQHAWRSFVRMQDKLVGRLGREVQAESGLSTADYGVLVHLTEVPEGRLRVLELARAVEWEKSRMSHHINRMAKRGLVVREDCPTDARVAFVVVTPAGREALATAAPRHVEAVRRLFVDPLSPAELAMLAQICDRILDGLEKDCA, from the coding sequence ATGACCGAGACACCGCACTGGCTCTCCGAGCCGGAGCAACACGCCTGGCGCAGCTTCGTTCGGATGCAGGACAAGCTCGTCGGCCGGCTGGGCCGCGAGGTGCAGGCCGAGTCCGGCCTGTCCACCGCCGACTACGGAGTACTCGTCCACCTCACCGAGGTCCCCGAGGGCCGGCTGCGCGTCCTGGAGCTGGCCAGGGCTGTGGAGTGGGAGAAGAGCCGGATGTCCCACCACATCAACCGGATGGCCAAGCGCGGCCTCGTAGTCCGGGAGGACTGCCCCACCGACGCGCGCGTGGCGTTCGTCGTCGTCACTCCGGCCGGCCGTGAGGCCCTCGCGACGGCGGCCCCCCGTCATGTCGAAGCGGTCCGCCGCCTGTTCGTCGACCCGCTCAGCCCGGCAGAGCTCGCGATGCTCGCCCAGATCTGCGACCGCATCCTCGACGGACTGGAGAAGGACTGCGCGTGA
- a CDS encoding right-handed parallel beta-helix repeat-containing protein, whose translation MRLNPVTLSTGLSGLLAGLLVLSSGAGAHAAPAQRAVESGSQLQATDLYVATNGSDSNPGTLAAPLKTIQRAVDLAQAGATIQIRGGTYAPSTNIQLLKSGTASQPITLRNYNSERVVIDGENMPYTPGAVGSSIPRPERGAVHIEGEYWRLTGLEIIHGPYGVFGVDTGSNVFERLVTRDNYESGFHLQGSSGNNQILNLDSYGNRDPRKNGESADGLAIKEGSGGGNVVRGARLWNNADDGLDFWMFDNSPILVENTLAWGNGFNRWNLPDYQGDGNGFKMGGNGVAAGHTVRNSMAWDNSAGGFVDNDNPGAMKIDHCTAWRNPKTGFGFDRSSSTLTKNLAADNGTNASLGSTSTGSGNSWNLGGSWSLASTDSSTITGARTAVGAIPSSTFLRPGNGADVGARF comes from the coding sequence ATGCGCCTGAATCCCGTCACCCTGTCCACGGGTCTCTCTGGACTCCTGGCCGGCCTCCTCGTCCTGTCCTCAGGCGCCGGTGCGCACGCCGCTCCCGCGCAGCGTGCCGTCGAGAGCGGCAGTCAGCTGCAGGCGACCGACCTTTACGTGGCGACCAACGGCAGTGACAGCAACCCGGGGACGCTCGCAGCCCCGTTGAAGACGATCCAGCGCGCGGTGGACCTGGCGCAGGCAGGGGCCACGATCCAGATCCGGGGCGGAACGTACGCACCGAGCACGAACATCCAGCTACTGAAGAGCGGCACGGCAAGCCAGCCCATCACCCTGCGCAACTACAACAGCGAGCGCGTGGTCATCGACGGCGAGAACATGCCGTACACCCCGGGCGCGGTGGGCTCGAGCATCCCTCGTCCCGAGCGCGGCGCAGTCCATATCGAGGGGGAATACTGGCGGCTGACCGGCCTGGAGATCATCCACGGTCCCTACGGCGTGTTCGGCGTGGACACCGGCTCCAACGTCTTCGAGCGCCTGGTCACCCGCGACAACTACGAGTCCGGGTTCCATCTCCAGGGGTCCTCCGGCAACAACCAGATCCTGAACCTGGACAGTTACGGCAACCGCGACCCACGCAAGAACGGCGAGAGCGCCGACGGCCTGGCCATCAAGGAAGGCTCCGGCGGCGGCAACGTGGTGCGCGGCGCCCGGCTGTGGAACAACGCCGACGACGGCCTGGACTTCTGGATGTTCGACAACTCGCCGATCCTCGTCGAGAACACTCTCGCCTGGGGCAATGGCTTCAACCGGTGGAACCTGCCCGACTACCAGGGCGACGGCAACGGGTTCAAGATGGGCGGCAACGGCGTGGCCGCCGGCCATACCGTGCGCAACAGCATGGCCTGGGACAACTCCGCCGGCGGCTTCGTCGACAACGACAACCCGGGCGCGATGAAGATCGACCACTGCACCGCGTGGCGCAACCCGAAGACCGGGTTCGGCTTCGACCGTTCCTCCAGCACGCTCACGAAGAACCTCGCGGCGGACAACGGCACCAACGCCTCGCTGGGCTCGACCTCCACCGGCAGCGGCAACTCCTGGAACCTCGGCGGCAGTTGGTCGCTCGCCAGCACCGACTCGAGCACGATCACCGGCGCCAGGACAGCCGTCGGCGCCATCCCGTCCTCCACCTTCCTGCGCCCCGGCAACGGCGCGGACGTCGGCGCACGGTTCTGA
- a CDS encoding LacI family DNA-binding transcriptional regulator — MAANRRPTLADVAREVGVSAKTVSRVLNEDGPASAQTREQVLAAVAKLGFQPNLMARNIRVGGPDTTIGLVIPDLANPFFGAVARAIEDTVSERGLTLLMGSSADDPARERALTDKFLARRVSILIVVPSVGADHSHLKSHRTAGLPVIFLDRPGVGLATDSIVSSNRAGAHDGVAHLIAHGHRRIGFVGDLPVKLHTRRERLAGYRSALQEADISYDRSLVANAHDQQGAEAATSQLLGLADPPTALFAGNNIMALGIVAELARSKRKNVAFVAFDEVALAEALEPALTVVAQDAEELGKAAATTALTRLDGDRTRARTITVPTRLIVRGSGELPVPALQEA; from the coding sequence ATGGCAGCGAACCGCCGCCCCACCCTGGCCGACGTCGCCCGCGAAGTCGGCGTCAGCGCCAAGACGGTCTCCCGAGTCCTCAACGAGGACGGGCCCGCCTCCGCGCAGACCAGGGAACAGGTACTGGCCGCAGTGGCCAAGCTCGGCTTCCAGCCGAACCTCATGGCCCGCAACATCCGCGTCGGCGGCCCGGACACCACCATCGGCCTGGTCATCCCCGACCTCGCCAACCCCTTCTTCGGAGCCGTGGCCCGCGCCATCGAGGACACTGTCAGCGAACGCGGACTGACCCTGCTCATGGGCTCCTCCGCGGACGACCCCGCCCGCGAACGCGCCCTGACGGACAAGTTCCTCGCCCGCCGCGTCAGCATCCTGATCGTGGTTCCGTCCGTCGGCGCCGACCACTCCCACCTCAAGTCCCACCGTACGGCGGGACTGCCCGTGATCTTCCTCGACCGACCCGGAGTCGGCCTCGCCACGGACAGCATCGTCAGCTCCAACCGTGCCGGAGCCCACGACGGCGTCGCCCACCTCATCGCCCACGGACACCGGCGCATCGGCTTCGTCGGCGATCTGCCCGTCAAGCTGCACACCCGCCGCGAACGTCTGGCCGGCTACCGCTCGGCACTCCAGGAAGCCGACATCTCCTACGACCGCTCCCTCGTCGCCAACGCCCACGACCAGCAGGGCGCCGAGGCCGCGACCTCCCAGCTCCTCGGCCTGGCCGATCCCCCCACGGCCCTGTTCGCCGGCAACAACATCATGGCGCTGGGCATCGTGGCCGAACTGGCCCGCAGCAAGCGCAAGAACGTCGCCTTCGTCGCCTTCGACGAGGTGGCGCTCGCCGAGGCGCTCGAGCCCGCCCTGACGGTCGTCGCCCAGGACGCCGAGGAACTCGGCAAGGCAGCCGCGACCACCGCCCTGACCCGACTCGACGGCGACCGCACGCGCGCCCGCACCATCACCGTTCCCACCCGGCTGATCGTCCGGGGCTCGGGCGAACTCCCCGTCCCCGCGCTGCAGGAAGCGTGA
- a CDS encoding ATP-binding cassette domain-containing protein — MTAISSPTPVLQARGLVKRYGQVTAIDGADFDLLPGEVLAVIGDNGAGKTSLIKALTGAVVPDAGEIRLGGEPITFSGPQSAQAHGIETVYQDLAVAASMDIASNMFLGRELRRPGILGSTFRMLDKKRMRQEAAEHMADLKIGLRSLTQAVETLSGGQRQAVAVARAVAWARSVVVMDEPTAALGVKESGQVLDLIRRVRDKGMPVVLISHNMPHVFEIADRIHVHRLGRRAALIKPSDYSMAEVVAIMTGALSIDEAGDTVVADSEAAKAAGVQAT; from the coding sequence ATGACCGCCATCTCCTCCCCCACGCCCGTGCTGCAGGCCCGCGGTCTGGTCAAGCGGTACGGCCAGGTCACCGCCATCGACGGCGCCGACTTCGACCTGCTGCCCGGCGAGGTCCTCGCCGTCATCGGCGACAACGGCGCCGGCAAGACCAGTCTGATCAAGGCCCTCACCGGAGCTGTGGTCCCCGACGCGGGCGAGATAAGGCTCGGCGGCGAACCCATCACCTTCTCCGGCCCGCAGAGCGCACAAGCCCACGGCATCGAGACGGTGTATCAGGACCTCGCGGTGGCCGCCTCCATGGACATCGCCTCGAACATGTTCCTAGGGCGCGAGCTGCGCCGCCCCGGCATCCTCGGCAGTACCTTCCGCATGCTCGACAAGAAGCGCATGCGTCAGGAGGCCGCCGAGCACATGGCCGACCTGAAGATCGGCCTGCGCTCGCTCACTCAGGCGGTCGAGACCCTCTCCGGCGGACAACGGCAGGCCGTCGCGGTCGCCCGCGCCGTCGCCTGGGCCCGCAGCGTCGTCGTCATGGACGAACCCACCGCCGCCCTCGGCGTCAAGGAGTCCGGTCAGGTCCTGGACCTCATCCGCCGAGTCCGCGACAAGGGCATGCCAGTCGTTCTGATCAGCCACAACATGCCCCACGTCTTCGAGATCGCCGACCGGATCCACGTCCACCGACTGGGTCGGCGTGCCGCCCTGATCAAGCCCTCCGACTACTCCATGGCCGAGGTCGTCGCCATCATGACCGGCGCGCTCAGCATCGACGAGGCCGGAGATACTGTCGTAGCGGATTCGGAGGCCGCGAAGGCCGCCGGAGTCCAGGCCACCTGA
- a CDS encoding ABC transporter permease — MTATTTPYSELKAPTTARRLLTAPTTGPLAALLLACAFFSFSTDQFLTGGNFSLIVQQVMVVGTLAIGQTLIILTAGIDLSCGAVMAFGSIVIAKMAAEGSVPPLVAIALGLVVCGGFGLLNGLLVQKIPLPPFIVTLGMLNVAFALTHIYSEEQTVTSLPSSLTALGETFPLGHTDITYGSLVTIALFLLLAYALSSTGWGRHVYALGNSAEAARLNGIRTSRLTIGIYTVAGLLYGIAALLLISRTGVGDPQAGQTDNLDSITAVVLGGTSLFGGRGSVLGTFIGVLIVGVFRNGLQLMGVASIYQTLITGVLVILAVTVDQISRKKAR; from the coding sequence ATGACAGCGACGACAACGCCGTACTCGGAGCTCAAAGCACCGACCACGGCCCGCAGACTGCTCACGGCGCCGACCACCGGACCCCTGGCCGCCCTCCTCCTGGCCTGCGCCTTCTTCTCCTTCTCGACCGACCAGTTCCTGACCGGCGGGAACTTCTCGCTGATCGTGCAGCAGGTCATGGTCGTGGGCACCCTCGCCATCGGGCAGACCCTGATCATCCTCACGGCGGGGATCGACCTGTCGTGCGGGGCGGTGATGGCGTTCGGCAGCATCGTGATCGCCAAGATGGCGGCCGAGGGCTCCGTGCCCCCGCTCGTCGCGATCGCGCTGGGCCTGGTCGTCTGCGGCGGTTTCGGGCTGCTCAACGGGCTGTTGGTGCAGAAGATCCCGCTGCCGCCGTTCATCGTGACCCTCGGCATGCTCAACGTGGCGTTCGCGCTGACCCACATCTACTCCGAGGAGCAGACTGTCACCAGCCTGCCCAGCTCGCTGACGGCCCTCGGCGAGACCTTCCCTCTGGGCCACACGGACATCACTTACGGCTCCCTGGTCACCATCGCCCTGTTCCTGCTCCTCGCCTACGCGCTGAGCAGCACCGGCTGGGGCCGGCACGTCTACGCCCTGGGCAACAGCGCCGAGGCCGCCCGGCTGAACGGCATCCGCACCTCGCGCCTCACCATCGGCATCTACACCGTGGCCGGCCTGCTGTACGGCATCGCCGCCCTGCTGCTCATCTCCCGCACCGGAGTCGGCGACCCGCAGGCAGGGCAGACCGACAACCTCGACAGCATCACCGCCGTGGTCCTCGGCGGCACCAGCCTCTTCGGCGGACGCGGTTCGGTCCTGGGCACCTTCATCGGCGTCCTCATCGTCGGCGTGTTCCGCAACGGTCTCCAGCTGATGGGCGTCGCCTCCATCTACCAGACCCTGATCACCGGCGTCCTGGTGATCCTCGCGGTGACCGTCGACCAGATCTCCCGGAAGAAGGCCCGATGA
- a CDS encoding sugar ABC transporter substrate-binding protein has protein sequence MSRTTRLSSSLLRVAAVTGVAALTLTACGSGSGSGSTSSGSGAVKVGLITKTDTNPFFVKMKEGAEKAAKENGAQLSTAAGKFDGDNAGQVTAIENMVAAGVKGILITPSDSKAIVPAIQKARAKGVLVIALDTPTEPESAVDALFATDNLKAGQLIGEYAKAAMKGKTAKIAALDLAPGVSVGVQRHNGFLKGFGATDKDVVCAQDTGGDQAKGQTAMENCLQKAPDINVVYTINEPAALGAYTALKAKGREKDVLIVSVDGGCTGTQAVKDGKIAATSQQYPLKMAAEGVKAVVTYAKDGKKASGYTDTGVTLITDKAQDGVTSQDTGYGLENCWG, from the coding sequence ATGTCTCGCACCACTCGCCTGTCCTCCTCTCTCCTCAGAGTCGCCGCGGTCACGGGCGTCGCTGCCCTCACCCTGACGGCCTGCGGCTCCGGCTCCGGTTCGGGCTCCACGAGCTCCGGCTCGGGCGCCGTCAAGGTCGGCCTGATCACCAAGACCGACACCAACCCGTTCTTCGTGAAGATGAAGGAGGGCGCGGAGAAGGCCGCCAAGGAGAACGGCGCACAACTGTCCACTGCTGCAGGCAAGTTCGACGGGGACAACGCCGGTCAGGTCACCGCCATCGAGAACATGGTCGCCGCCGGGGTGAAGGGCATCCTGATCACCCCGAGCGACTCCAAGGCGATCGTGCCCGCGATCCAGAAGGCCCGCGCCAAGGGTGTCCTGGTCATCGCCCTGGACACTCCGACCGAGCCGGAGAGCGCGGTCGACGCCCTCTTCGCCACCGACAACCTCAAGGCCGGCCAGCTGATCGGCGAGTACGCCAAGGCCGCCATGAAGGGCAAGACGGCGAAGATAGCCGCCCTCGACCTGGCGCCGGGCGTCTCCGTCGGCGTCCAGCGCCACAACGGCTTCCTGAAGGGCTTCGGCGCCACCGACAAGGACGTCGTGTGTGCCCAGGACACCGGCGGCGACCAGGCCAAGGGCCAGACCGCGATGGAGAACTGCCTGCAGAAGGCGCCCGACATCAACGTCGTCTACACCATCAACGAACCGGCCGCCCTGGGCGCGTACACCGCGCTGAAGGCCAAGGGCCGGGAGAAGGACGTGCTGATCGTCTCCGTCGACGGTGGCTGCACCGGCACCCAGGCGGTCAAGGACGGCAAGATCGCCGCGACTTCGCAGCAGTACCCGCTGAAGATGGCCGCCGAGGGCGTGAAGGCCGTCGTGACGTACGCCAAGGACGGCAAGAAGGCGTCCGGTTACACCGACACCGGCGTCACTCTGATCACCGACAAGGCGCAGGACGGGGTCACGTCGCAGGACACCGGCTACGGCCTGGAGAACTGCTGGGGCTGA
- a CDS encoding carbohydrate kinase — translation MSPRQITVLGECVADAFAEPANASNELALRVLPGGGPANTAVALARLGTPARFLARLSGDVFGRLFRAHLEASGVDLSYAVAAAEPSTLAVAELDATGQAVFSFHAQNTADWQWTPGELERADLSETACVHTGSLALVREPGGAVVEEFLATAAPQATISIDPNVRPLLVRPEVYRARLAHWCALADILRLSEDDLELLLPGTPPEQACDTWHAAGVRLVVITLGAGGALASLDGERLRVPAVATRVVDTVGAGDSFTAGLLHHLGTRGLLGGRLADLGLDEVAEACRFGTRVAALTCSVAGPNPPWRDQLAQLTTGGGA, via the coding sequence ATGAGCCCTCGTCAGATCACCGTTCTGGGAGAGTGCGTCGCGGACGCCTTCGCCGAACCGGCAAACGCCTCGAACGAACTCGCCCTGCGGGTGCTGCCGGGCGGCGGACCTGCGAATACGGCGGTGGCCCTGGCCCGCCTCGGCACCCCGGCCCGCTTCCTGGCACGCCTGTCCGGCGACGTGTTCGGCCGCCTGTTCCGGGCCCACCTGGAGGCGTCCGGCGTGGACCTGTCGTACGCCGTCGCCGCCGCCGAGCCCAGCACGCTGGCCGTGGCGGAGCTGGACGCCACCGGGCAGGCCGTGTTCTCGTTCCACGCGCAGAACACGGCCGACTGGCAGTGGACTCCAGGGGAACTGGAAAGGGCGGATCTGTCCGAAACGGCCTGTGTGCACACCGGGTCGCTGGCGCTGGTCCGTGAGCCCGGCGGGGCGGTGGTGGAGGAGTTCCTGGCGACGGCGGCTCCGCAGGCCACCATCAGCATCGATCCCAACGTTCGGCCGCTGCTGGTGCGCCCCGAGGTCTACCGCGCCCGGTTGGCGCACTGGTGCGCTCTCGCCGACATCCTGCGCCTGAGCGAGGACGACCTGGAACTCCTCCTGCCGGGCACCCCGCCCGAGCAGGCCTGCGACACCTGGCACGCCGCGGGTGTGCGGCTCGTCGTGATCACGCTCGGTGCGGGCGGCGCCCTGGCCTCGCTCGACGGCGAACGGCTGCGGGTGCCCGCGGTGGCCACGCGGGTCGTCGACACGGTGGGCGCGGGGGACTCCTTCACCGCCGGCCTGCTGCACCACCTCGGCACCCGCGGACTCCTCGGTGGCCGGCTGGCCGATCTCGGTCTCGACGAGGTCGCGGAAGCCTGCCGGTTCGGCACTCGGGTCGCGGCCCTGACCTGCTCGGTTGCCGGTCCCAATCCGCCGTGGCGGGACCAGTTGGCACAGCTGACGACCGGTGGCGGCGCCTGA
- a CDS encoding putative quinol monooxygenase gives MKKTLLAEFTAREGAEDEVAHLIGDYALKVREEEGNIAFDVYTKAADPRAFWIFEVYRDEDAFQAHLKAPYGGPFNTALTPLIEEDASVLTFLNPLATNS, from the coding sequence GTGAAGAAGACCCTGCTCGCCGAGTTCACCGCCCGCGAGGGAGCTGAGGACGAGGTTGCCCACCTGATCGGCGACTACGCCCTGAAGGTGCGGGAGGAGGAAGGCAACATCGCCTTCGACGTCTACACCAAGGCAGCCGACCCGCGCGCCTTCTGGATCTTCGAGGTGTACCGGGACGAGGACGCCTTCCAGGCGCACCTGAAGGCCCCGTACGGCGGCCCTTTCAACACCGCGCTCACCCCGCTGATCGAAGAGGACGCCTCAGTGCTGACGTTCCTGAACCCGCTGGCCACGAATTCCTAG
- a CDS encoding RNA polymerase sigma-70 factor has product MTSGTAEEFTAHRPRMFGLAYRLLGSAEEAEDAVQDAYLRWSRAHRAAIDHPGAWLARVVTNLCVNRLTSARVQREEYVGPWLPEPVLTQDGSLGPLESAEQRDAVSTALLVLLERLTPTERAVYVLREAFGYRHRDIAGVLDLSEANCRQLYRRAVQRVATPEARFTPGAERQHELVESFVRAARQGDLAGLEKLLAKDVTWWSDGGGKVTAARRPIVGREKVIRFLMSGMRRFSGDWDLVVEEVNGAPALVAHAAEQLIAVASFELRDGVIARVRVVLNPDKLVFAGRQSPATASGA; this is encoded by the coding sequence GTGACGTCAGGGACCGCCGAGGAGTTCACCGCCCACCGCCCCAGGATGTTCGGCTTGGCCTACCGGTTGCTCGGCTCCGCCGAGGAGGCGGAGGACGCGGTGCAGGACGCGTATCTGCGCTGGAGCAGAGCCCACCGTGCGGCGATTGATCACCCGGGGGCCTGGCTCGCCAGGGTGGTCACCAACCTGTGCGTCAACCGGCTCACCTCGGCCCGCGTGCAGCGCGAGGAGTACGTGGGACCGTGGCTGCCGGAACCGGTGCTCACGCAGGACGGTTCGCTCGGCCCCCTGGAGTCCGCCGAGCAGCGCGACGCCGTGTCGACGGCGCTGCTGGTGCTGCTGGAGCGGCTCACGCCGACGGAGCGTGCGGTCTACGTTCTGCGCGAGGCGTTCGGCTACCGGCATCGGGACATCGCCGGGGTGCTTGACCTGAGCGAGGCCAACTGCCGCCAGCTGTACCGCAGGGCGGTCCAGCGGGTGGCGACGCCCGAGGCTCGTTTCACACCGGGAGCCGAGCGGCAGCACGAGCTCGTCGAGTCCTTCGTCAGGGCAGCACGCCAGGGCGACCTGGCAGGACTGGAGAAGCTGCTCGCCAAGGACGTCACCTGGTGGAGCGACGGCGGCGGCAAGGTCACCGCGGCGCGGCGCCCCATCGTCGGCCGGGAGAAGGTCATACGCTTCCTGATGAGCGGCATGCGGCGGTTCTCGGGCGACTGGGACCTCGTGGTGGAGGAAGTCAACGGGGCGCCGGCGCTGGTGGCACACGCGGCGGAGCAGCTCATCGCCGTCGCCTCCTTCGAACTGCGCGACGGCGTCATCGCCCGGGTCCGGGTCGTCTTGAACCCGGACAAACTCGTGTTCGCGGGTCGGCAGTCACCCGCGACGGCTTCCGGGGCGTGA